The following DNA comes from Poecilia reticulata strain Guanapo linkage group LG5, Guppy_female_1.0+MT, whole genome shotgun sequence.
AATTGTGAAACTTATTGCGAAATAAGAAATCTAGTTGAATACAGATTCATCTTCACCTATCACCAGATCTCCTTCTGGTGGGATGTGCCCTAAACATCTCACTAGCGAGTTGTTCAGGAGGCTGGTGAGATGGCTTTGAGAGCCCTGCTGGatccagctgcacattgtccaaTGAGGCAAGAGTCCACAGATAAACACTTTGCTGCTGCatacaaactggaaaaaaagtgtttccattgcaattttgaaaaatacgCACATCAATATGGTTAAaaagcatgattttttttcccccaagttGTCAAGTGTTCattaagcaaatatatttttgtaattccaattcgCATCATTTTATCATCAGTGGAAAGACAGCTTGTGATGTCATCCTGCAGGTTCTGCGGCAGGACCGACTGCGGCTGCACCTATCAGATGACATCCTGTCTGCTGGATGAGAATCAAGAGGTTCTGCAGGAATATATTCATGATCCGGAGACTCTGGACCCCGAGGCAGACTGCTCATGGAGACaggttttcaaatgtttctaatAGAAAAATAACACCAACACATCCTGCAGAGAAGATATTATCCAACCAGCAGTCCCCTTTCCCTTCCCTTGTTCATCTCCAGGTCATTCATACGTTTTCTGACTACGGCCCTGGAATGCGTTTCATCTCATTCGAACATGGAGGATGTGACACCAGCTACTGGGAAGGCTGGTTTGGAGTTCGGGTCACTGGGAGCTCTGTGACGGTTGAAGTCTGAACCAGAGGAGAAACAAGATGAGGAGAATGGAAACAAATATAGCCAAGAatacaatattaaattattcatcttagtttattttaaatatcatagCCATTGCAGTATTTCCAAAGCAGCTGTTTGAAATCTTGAGGTTTAACCTGGTGCTGCTTTTGGTTCAAGAAACTAATGTTCACACAAAATAGGCACCTTCACTTTACTAACCTTTATATATTCAACCCACAGCTTGCTGGACTAACTTTAAACTAGCCTCTAACTTCTCTTTGCACTAATCAGCAACCCTTCAAATATTAATCacagtaataaaataaactattgcATGCAATCCAGAATGTGTTGACGTGTGGTGgtggtttatttttcatgtcattgAACTACTTCCAGCCACATGGACTTCAGTAGGATTTTATGTGttggaccaacacaaaatagagCTCAGCTGTGAGAAGACAAATGACGTTAACACGAAATGAAGACTCCCGCAGCACTGAAAGCGAGTGTAGCGGCATGTTGCTAGCAGCTAATGAGAAAAAGAGCAgcaactgtggcaaattttctttttattttcttatgtttaCCTGGTGGAGAAAAACCAACTGAACAGATGGGAATCTGAGCTCACACACAAAACACCCAAAGGTAGTTTAGCGAGTCAAATTAACCCAATAGTACAATAATGTCATAGAATATACAGTCAGAATTCTAATTGACTATATTTCTGTTCTGCTCCCTCATTAAATGAAAAcgatacaatttaaaatataaactgaatTTGTGAAATGAAGATTAGATTCAGATTGTGCTGACTGTTAATTTTTGTAAGTCACGTTGAgcgttttcaaacattttttgtgtgcgGTTGTTAGTGGGTTTGGAAATGACTTTAATCtgaatatatacatttttctatATTAGACATCAAAATGAGCATTTATGTAAATAACGAGTTTAATtgtgatatattttattcaaaaatttcaactttttgaaATAGGCCCTATAAAAATGATCACTGACAGGTTGATTTGAGaggaatttaacttttttttttgtttgaaatattcacATTAATTTTCAACTTGAATAAACTTCAGAGAACATGTCACATAACCAGTTATATGGTTGTAATTAGTGAAGTTGGGAACACACTACTGTGCAGATTCTGAAAAAACCTGGAGTTTACACCAAGAAAGGTGTCAGCaatttttgacaacaaaaaatTGCTAGCAATTTTTCAGCAATTGAAAAGTTGCTGAAAAATGTTCCCAGTGAAAGGCATAAACTAGGGATTACTCCTTTAACTGGACCTTTCATTACAATACAGAGGACATTTTTGAGAATGTTTTATGTTATAGTtaatatttggatttaaatgatacttttcaaaaaatattctgaaaacatgttttcatttccaaaaTACTCCTATAAAATCATCTAAAATGTTATCAAGAAACAAAGTTCATAAAATATCACAACAAACTTGTTattcattaaatacattttttataacacAACACGGGTAGAACAGCAAATATTAATCTTTATAGTACAAAGTTTGTAACAACACATGTCAATCAAATAGTGAAAacttttttgaaacatttaaggtTTTACAGTGTTTGGCTGTTAGAAGTTTGCAGACAGTAGTAAATATTCTCAGGAATCTGAAGACATCACTTACTGATtccaaactaaaactgaaatgtaaccTGGAAGCATCAGTCTGGTTTCATAGAGCATCAAAAGTAGGAACTCAGAGGTAAAGGTCTTTCTGCTTTAAGTAATGTCACATCAAATTATGAACCTGATCTTAAATAATTTGATaactatttaaaagaaaatgtatattctCCAAAAAATACTCTGTGGTTTTAAGTTGCACATTTGCATCGACAGGCTTTAATACAGTcagaaacattgaaataaaaactacctTCTTagataacaaaatgaaacagaaaattacatttatattacTGTTGAAACTTCTGACAGAGTTAACACAACCTGCCCACCCATGACTCGAACAGATAGGCAGGTTTAGACAACGGATGGAATCTAATGTGAATAGAATATATGCTTCCAattctttttataatttaatagaAATTCAAATAAGCTGCTATGCAATAGTTGTGTACATGGAAATGAACTTGTTTCTCCACATAATATGAAGAAGTAAAGAATGAAACAGCAGtacatgaatgaaaatgaaagaacatGTTAGGATTAGGATGAAGAAAACCAGAAccatttataaaactgtttataaaacatCAGCAATAAAGATTCTGCACCTTTAAGATGTGTATCAGGAATATGCTCCAGTAGTGATTTTATCTGTAACAGTTCAAGGAAGTGCAAAGGTTGTGTCTTTTTGGGTAGAATAACAGAAACTGATCCACGTGGAAGGCGGAagcggagctgctgctgctgctgttattcTCCTTGGGACTGCATCTGTTTACAAAAGGcctcaaactgctgctgctccaacTCTGTCATCACTTTGTTCAATGCATATATCTGAAAATAAGAGAAGCAGACAtaagcaggaataaaaaaaaaaaagaaaaaaagcccagAACACCAACCAAAACATCATTTGAGTATCTACAGTTTAGATTTGCAGTGAGGATGGGATACCTCTGCTCTCTGTCGCTGTTTGGCCTCCTGCTGTGCAGACTTCTGCTTGGCTCTGTCTCCTCTGGTCGGGGTTGAGTTCAGCTTTGGTTTGTCCTTGCGGCAGGCCGGCTCCATGGCGTCACTTTAACTCCACCTGAGAAAGTCCAAGAGAGAAACTTTTATCCTAAAAAATCTTGATGGGGGACAGATTGATAAATGTAGTCAGGAGAAGTTTCTACTGTGCCTCCAAAAGTTTTTCCAAATTGCATTGCATTACAAACactaatatttcaaatgttctttttgtttaaaataaattgtaaaaagtgTGACGTGCATATATGTTCGCCTCCATTTCCTTTAATTTAAAAGCAACCAATTGAACTTGAAACTGTGGCTGAGGTTCACACCATCCTCAAACATACAGCCACAGAAGCATATtcatcaaatcaaaatcaaatcaaattttatttgtatagcaagGCATTCAaacatcataacaaacaaaaaaaacacagagtcatgcaacatagaatcaacaatcaaaacattacattaagtcaagtgccatcattaaattcataattgaTTACGTTccaaatacaactctaaacagatgggtttttagtcgagatttaaaggaagtcagtgctTCAGctcttttacagttttctgcaagtttgttccagattcaATAGCCCAGTCAAAAAAAGCAGGTGAAGACATAAACCCAAAGACTTGAAGTTGTAacttctacaaaataaaaactcacatGGGTTAATTTATGCACTACTTTAAAATACACTTAAAGTAGCAGATGTAATTGGACAAAGAACttcaagaggtgtgaatacttttgaaggCATTGCAACTGAGCATCAACAAAACGTTTACATAGACTGAAAACCGCCGTTAATAAAGTTCAGGTGCTTTTGGAGCATAACTAATTAATTCGAAGCTAATAAACAGACATAAGTGAAAACGACATGTTCCCATAGCAACACGTTACTCTGAATTCAAACCAGCTACCaatgttaatgttaaatgaGAATATTTAACGGGACAGGTTCCTCTGAGATAAAATAGTCTATTAGTCGTTAAAGTTAGCGTCTTAGTCAGTTCAGCTAACATTAGCCTGCTATCGGTTTGGTTTTACACGCTGACGTCGCAAATAGTAGCAACATTAGCCTTCTGATAATGGTGAACTCACCTGTGATATGAGCGCAAGTCAAATGAAGCAATACAAGGAGGCTTTCATTAGCTTTGAGAATAAAAACTGGTTGTAGGAAGCTACTAGCAGACAGAACAGCAGCTGTTCTCTGTGTGccacaaataaacaaacccGTGTTCAGCTGAATAAAGCTCAATAGTTCCGGTAAGGAATTTTCttgatcttcttttttttaggtttaatttctaaatattgtgtttttctaactttggaaagctacatttttttgttatgaaaattaacttatttgatttttatacaGCAAATATAAAGTACTTTAGCATCAAAacgtagaaaaaaattatttagatgtGACGCCGCTACCCCCCGCCTGAAATCAGTCTTAATTAGCAAACTGGTAAACTG
Coding sequences within:
- the fbxo2 gene encoding F-box only protein 2 is translated as MARNLLKNPSGNEQLESWELTENGGNQWKVEDMPGDCGHDFCNEEVTKYFATSFELCLKRQVIDLIEEGYNPEQLDAQPPVTVKDWFCGRTDCGCTYQMTSCLLDENQEVLQEYIHDPETLDPEADCSWRQVIHTFSDYGPGMRFISFEHGGCDTSYWEGWFGVRVTGSSVTVEV
- the svbp gene encoding small vasohibin-binding protein; this encodes MEPACRKDKPKLNSTPTRGDRAKQKSAQQEAKQRQRAEIYALNKVMTELEQQQFEAFCKQMQSQGE